The following proteins are co-located in the Phyllostomus discolor isolate MPI-MPIP mPhyDis1 chromosome 1, mPhyDis1.pri.v3, whole genome shotgun sequence genome:
- the FBH1 gene encoding F-box DNA helicase 1 isoform X5 produces the protein MVASWPVKYLSPGNNELHCSALLTSPQETQEVRRFKRKHLTAIDCQHLARSHLAVTQPFCQRWTNRDPNHGLYPRPRTKRGTRGQGSQRYITEFLLPGQKRCTNDMAKSNSVDQDHSQDSEDEMIFAAESNCALPREGDGEARVGSSGPALPARKRCRSLEDERNQAIGTSQWGGVSKKTLRHRFSLSRSKAREARQEVEGTLSWLSAESEESSQEVEDMGPDPIPDSYYGLLGTLPHQEPQNHICSLPSEVLRHIFSFLPVEDLYWNLCLVCHLWREIISDPLFIPWKKLYHRYLMNEEQAVSKVDGILLNYGIEKESDLSVLNLIRYTATTKCSPSVDPGRALWSLRDHLLLPEAEACVRQYLPDLYVAAAGVNVWALVAAIVLLSNSVNDIQQLLFCLRRPSSTVTMPDITETLYCIAVLLYAMREKGINISNRIHYNIFYCLYIQENSSTQATTVKEETSVWPGKKTTIQLTHEQQLILNHKMEPLQVVKIMAFAGTGKTSTLVKYAEKWSGSRFLYVTFNKSIAKQAERVFPSNVTCKTFHSMAYGHIGRKYQTKKKLNLSKLTPFMVNSVLAEGKGGFIRAKLVCKTLENFFASADEELTIDHVPIWCKDNQGQRVMVEQSEKLNSVLEASRLWDNMQKLGECKEEAYQMTHDGYLKLWQLSKPLLASFDAIFVDEAQDCTPAIMNIVLSQPCGKIFVGDPHQQIYTFRGAVNALFTVPHTHVFYLTQSFRFGVEIAYVGATILDVCKRVRKKTLVGGNHQSGIRGDTKGQVALLSRTNANVFDEAVRVTDGEVPAKIHLIGGIKSFGLDRIIDIWILLQPEEERKKRNLIIKDRFIRRWVHKEGFSGFKRYVTAAEDKELEAKIAVVEKYNIRIPELVERIAKCHIEDLDFAESFSEDEWNLLYVAVTRAKKQLIMTKSLENILTLAGEYFLQAELTSNVLKTGVVRCCVGQCNNTIPVDTVLTMKKLPITYSNRKENKGGHLCHSCAEQRIGPLAFLTASPEQVHSMERTIENIVLPRHEALLFLVF, from the exons ATG GTGGCATCTTGGCCTGTGAAGTACTTGAGTCCTGGTAATAATGAGCTACATTGCAGTGCTCTTCTGACATCTCCACAGGAAACGCAAGAGG TGAGACGGTTTAAGCGGAAGCATCTTACAGCCATCGACTGCCAACATTTGGCTCGGAGTCACTTGGCTGTGACCCAGCCCTTCTGTCAACGATGGACAAACAGAGACCCAAACCATGGTCTCTATCCTAGACCCAGAACAAAAAGAGGGACTAGAG GTCAAGGATCTCAAAGATACATCACTGAATTCCTCCTACCTGGCCAGAAGCGATGCACCAATGACATGGCTAAAAGCAACTCTGTGGACCAGGACCACTCTCAGGACTCAGAGGATGAAATGATCTTTGCTGCAGAAAGCAATTGTGCCCTGCCTCGGGAAGGTGATGGAGAAGCAAGGGTGGGCTCATcaggccctgctctgcctgcaAGGAAACGCTGTCGGTCCCTTGAGGATGAGAGGAATCAAGCTATAGGGACCAGTCAGTGGGGTGGGGTTTCTAAGAAAACCCTACGGCATCGATTTTCCCTGTCCCGCTCAAAGGCCAGGGAAGCCAGGCAAGAAGTAGAGGGCACTTTGTCATGGCTCTCTGCAGAGTCAGAAGAATCCAGCCAAGAAGTAGAGGACATGGGTCCTGATCCCATCCCTGACTCTTACTATGGGCTTCTTGGGACCTTGCCCCACCAAGAACCGCAGAACCACATCTGTAGCTTGCCCAGTGAAGTTCTAAggcacattttttctttcctccccgtGGAAGATCTCTATTGGAATCTCTGCTTGGTGTGCCACCTCTGGAGGGAAATAATTAGTGATCCACTG TTCATTCCTTGGAAAAAGTTGTATCATCGATACCTGATGAATGAAGAGCAAGCTGTCAGCAAAGTAGATGGCATCCTGTTGAACTATGGTATTGAGAAAGAGTCAGACCTCTCTGTGCTGAACCTCATCCG CTATACAGCCACCACTAAATGCTCCCCAAGTGTGGATCCTGGAAGGGCACTGTGGAGTCTGAGGGATCATCTCCTCCTTCCTGAGGCAGAGGCATGTGTGCGTCAATACCTCCCTGACCTTTACGTTGCTGCTGCG GGTGTCAACGTGTGGGCTCTGGTAGCAGCCATTGTTCTCCTCTCCAACAGTGTAAATGACATCCAGCAGCTACTCTTCTGCCTCAGGAGGCCTAGCTCCACTGTGACAATGCCAGACATCACTGAGACCTTATACTGCATCGCTGTGCTTCTCTATGCCATGAGGGAGAAGGGAATTAACATCAGCAATCG GATCCACTACAACATTTTCTATTGCCTGTATATTCAGGAGAATTCCAGCACTCAGGCCACAacagttaaagaggaaacatcagTTTGGCCAGG CAAGAAAACAACCATCCAACTTACACATGAGCAGCAACTGATTCTGAACCATAAGATGGAACCTCTCCAGGTGGTAAAAATTATGGCATTTGCAG GCACTGGGAAGACCTCTACCCTGGTCAAGTATGCTGAGAAGTGGTCTGGGAGCAGGTTTCTTTATGTGACATTCAACAAGAGCATCGCAAAGCAGGCCGAGCGAGTCTTCCCCAGCAATGTCACCTGCAAAACCTTTCATTCCATGGCCTATGGACACATTGGGCGGAA GTaccaaacaaagaagaaattgaatCTCTCCAAGTTAACACCCTTCATGGTCAATTCTGTCCTTGCTGAAGGGAAAGGTGGATTCATAAGGGCCAAGCTAGTGTGTAAGACTTTAGAAAACTTCTTCGCCTCGGCTGATGAAGAGCTGACTATTGATCATGTGCCTATTTGGTGTAAGGACAACCAAGGACAGAGAGTCATGGTTGAACAGAGTGAAAAACTG AACAGTGTTCTTGAAGCAAGCCGCCTTTGGGATAACATGCAGAAGCTGGGGGAATGCAAAGAAGAGGCTTACCAAATGACTCATGATG GCTACTTGAAACTTTGGCAGCTGAGCAAACCTTTGCTTGCCTCTTTTGATGCCATCTTTGTGGATGAGGCCCAGGACTGTACCCCAG CAATCATGAATATAGTCCTGTCTCAGCCGTGTGGAAAGATCTTCGTAGGGGACCCACACCAGCAGATCTATACCTTCCGTGGTGCAGTCAACGCCCTGTTCACAGTCCCTCACACTCATGTCTTTTATCTCACACAG AGTTTTAGATTTGGTGTGGAAATAGCTTATGTGGGAGCTACTATCTTGGATGTCTGCAAGAGAGTACGGAAAAAGACTTTGGTTGGAGGAAACCATCAGA GTGGCATTAGAGGTGATACAAAGGGGCAGGTGGCCCTGTTGTCCCGGACCAATGCCAATGTGTTTGATGAGGCTGTACGGGTGACCGATGGAGAAGTACCTGCAAAGATACACTTGATTGGG GGGATTAAATCATTTGGATTGGACAGAATCATTGATATTTGGATCCTTCTTCAGCCGGAGGAAGAACGGAAGAAAC GAAACCTCATTATTAAAGACAGGTTTATTAGAAGATGGGTGCACAAAGAAGGCTTTAGTGGCTTCAAGAGGTATGTGACTGCAGCCGAGGATAAGGAGCTTGAAGCAAAGATTGCTGTTGTTGAAAAGTATAACATCAGGATTCCAGAACTGGTGGAAAGGATAGCAAAATGCCACATAGAAGACTTGgactttgcag AGTCATTTTCTGAGGATGAATGGAATTTACTGTATGTTGCAGTAACTCGTGCCAAGAAGCAGCTCATCATGACCAAATCATTGGAGAACATCTTGACTTTGGCTGGG
- the FBH1 gene encoding F-box DNA helicase 1 isoform X4 translates to MRRFKRKHLTAIDCQHLARSHLAVTQPFCQRWTNRDPNHGLYPRPRTKRGTRGQGSQRYITEFLLPGQKRCTNDMAKSNSVDQDHSQDSEDEMIFAAESNCALPREGDGEARVGSSGPALPARKRCRSLEDERNQAIGTSQWGGVSKKTLRHRFSLSRSKAREARQEVEGTLSWLSAESEESSQEVEDMGPDPIPDSYYGLLGTLPHQEPQNHICSLPSEVLRHIFSFLPVEDLYWNLCLVCHLWREIISDPLFIPWKKLYHRYLMNEEQAVSKVDGILLNYGIEKESDLSVLNLIRYTATTKCSPSVDPGRALWSLRDHLLLPEAEACVRQYLPDLYVAAAGVNVWALVAAIVLLSNSVNDIQQLLFCLRRPSSTVTMPDITETLYCIAVLLYAMREKGINISNRIHYNIFYCLYIQENSSTQATTVKEETSVWPGKKTTIQLTHEQQLILNHKMEPLQVVKIMAFAGTGKTSTLVKYAEKWSGSRFLYVTFNKSIAKQAERVFPSNVTCKTFHSMAYGHIGRKYQTKKKLNLSKLTPFMVNSVLAEGKGGFIRAKLVCKTLENFFASADEELTIDHVPIWCKDNQGQRVMVEQSEKLNSVLEASRLWDNMQKLGECKEEAYQMTHDGYLKLWQLSKPLLASFDAIFVDEAQDCTPAIMNIVLSQPCGKIFVGDPHQQIYTFRGAVNALFTVPHTHVFYLTQSFRFGVEIAYVGATILDVCKRVRKKTLVGGNHQSGIRGDTKGQVALLSRTNANVFDEAVRVTDGEVPAKIHLIGGIKSFGLDRIIDIWILLQPEEERKKRNLIIKDRFIRRWVHKEGFSGFKRYVTAAEDKELEAKIAVVEKYNIRIPELVERIAKCHIEDLDFAEYILGTVHKAKGLEFDTVHVLDDFVKVPCARHNLAQLPHFRVESFSEDEWNLLYVAVTRAKKQLIMTKSLENILTLAGEYFLQAELTSNVLKTGVVRCCVGQCNNTIPVDTVLTMKKLPITYSNRKENKGGHLCHSCAEQRIGPLAFLTASPEQVHSMERTIENIVLPRHEALLFLVF, encoded by the exons A TGAGACGGTTTAAGCGGAAGCATCTTACAGCCATCGACTGCCAACATTTGGCTCGGAGTCACTTGGCTGTGACCCAGCCCTTCTGTCAACGATGGACAAACAGAGACCCAAACCATGGTCTCTATCCTAGACCCAGAACAAAAAGAGGGACTAGAG GTCAAGGATCTCAAAGATACATCACTGAATTCCTCCTACCTGGCCAGAAGCGATGCACCAATGACATGGCTAAAAGCAACTCTGTGGACCAGGACCACTCTCAGGACTCAGAGGATGAAATGATCTTTGCTGCAGAAAGCAATTGTGCCCTGCCTCGGGAAGGTGATGGAGAAGCAAGGGTGGGCTCATcaggccctgctctgcctgcaAGGAAACGCTGTCGGTCCCTTGAGGATGAGAGGAATCAAGCTATAGGGACCAGTCAGTGGGGTGGGGTTTCTAAGAAAACCCTACGGCATCGATTTTCCCTGTCCCGCTCAAAGGCCAGGGAAGCCAGGCAAGAAGTAGAGGGCACTTTGTCATGGCTCTCTGCAGAGTCAGAAGAATCCAGCCAAGAAGTAGAGGACATGGGTCCTGATCCCATCCCTGACTCTTACTATGGGCTTCTTGGGACCTTGCCCCACCAAGAACCGCAGAACCACATCTGTAGCTTGCCCAGTGAAGTTCTAAggcacattttttctttcctccccgtGGAAGATCTCTATTGGAATCTCTGCTTGGTGTGCCACCTCTGGAGGGAAATAATTAGTGATCCACTG TTCATTCCTTGGAAAAAGTTGTATCATCGATACCTGATGAATGAAGAGCAAGCTGTCAGCAAAGTAGATGGCATCCTGTTGAACTATGGTATTGAGAAAGAGTCAGACCTCTCTGTGCTGAACCTCATCCG CTATACAGCCACCACTAAATGCTCCCCAAGTGTGGATCCTGGAAGGGCACTGTGGAGTCTGAGGGATCATCTCCTCCTTCCTGAGGCAGAGGCATGTGTGCGTCAATACCTCCCTGACCTTTACGTTGCTGCTGCG GGTGTCAACGTGTGGGCTCTGGTAGCAGCCATTGTTCTCCTCTCCAACAGTGTAAATGACATCCAGCAGCTACTCTTCTGCCTCAGGAGGCCTAGCTCCACTGTGACAATGCCAGACATCACTGAGACCTTATACTGCATCGCTGTGCTTCTCTATGCCATGAGGGAGAAGGGAATTAACATCAGCAATCG GATCCACTACAACATTTTCTATTGCCTGTATATTCAGGAGAATTCCAGCACTCAGGCCACAacagttaaagaggaaacatcagTTTGGCCAGG CAAGAAAACAACCATCCAACTTACACATGAGCAGCAACTGATTCTGAACCATAAGATGGAACCTCTCCAGGTGGTAAAAATTATGGCATTTGCAG GCACTGGGAAGACCTCTACCCTGGTCAAGTATGCTGAGAAGTGGTCTGGGAGCAGGTTTCTTTATGTGACATTCAACAAGAGCATCGCAAAGCAGGCCGAGCGAGTCTTCCCCAGCAATGTCACCTGCAAAACCTTTCATTCCATGGCCTATGGACACATTGGGCGGAA GTaccaaacaaagaagaaattgaatCTCTCCAAGTTAACACCCTTCATGGTCAATTCTGTCCTTGCTGAAGGGAAAGGTGGATTCATAAGGGCCAAGCTAGTGTGTAAGACTTTAGAAAACTTCTTCGCCTCGGCTGATGAAGAGCTGACTATTGATCATGTGCCTATTTGGTGTAAGGACAACCAAGGACAGAGAGTCATGGTTGAACAGAGTGAAAAACTG AACAGTGTTCTTGAAGCAAGCCGCCTTTGGGATAACATGCAGAAGCTGGGGGAATGCAAAGAAGAGGCTTACCAAATGACTCATGATG GCTACTTGAAACTTTGGCAGCTGAGCAAACCTTTGCTTGCCTCTTTTGATGCCATCTTTGTGGATGAGGCCCAGGACTGTACCCCAG CAATCATGAATATAGTCCTGTCTCAGCCGTGTGGAAAGATCTTCGTAGGGGACCCACACCAGCAGATCTATACCTTCCGTGGTGCAGTCAACGCCCTGTTCACAGTCCCTCACACTCATGTCTTTTATCTCACACAG AGTTTTAGATTTGGTGTGGAAATAGCTTATGTGGGAGCTACTATCTTGGATGTCTGCAAGAGAGTACGGAAAAAGACTTTGGTTGGAGGAAACCATCAGA GTGGCATTAGAGGTGATACAAAGGGGCAGGTGGCCCTGTTGTCCCGGACCAATGCCAATGTGTTTGATGAGGCTGTACGGGTGACCGATGGAGAAGTACCTGCAAAGATACACTTGATTGGG GGGATTAAATCATTTGGATTGGACAGAATCATTGATATTTGGATCCTTCTTCAGCCGGAGGAAGAACGGAAGAAAC GAAACCTCATTATTAAAGACAGGTTTATTAGAAGATGGGTGCACAAAGAAGGCTTTAGTGGCTTCAAGAGGTATGTGACTGCAGCCGAGGATAAGGAGCTTGAAGCAAAGATTGCTGTTGTTGAAAAGTATAACATCAGGATTCCAGAACTGGTGGAAAGGATAGCAAAATGCCACATAGAAGACTTGgactttgcag AGTACATTTTGGGTACTGTGCACAAAGCCAAAGGCTTGGAGTTTGATACCGTTCATGTTTTGGATGATTTTGTGAAAGTGCCTTGTGCCAGGCACAACCTTGCCCAGCTGCCCCACTTTAGAGTTG AGTCATTTTCTGAGGATGAATGGAATTTACTGTATGTTGCAGTAACTCGTGCCAAGAAGCAGCTCATCATGACCAAATCATTGGAGAACATCTTGACTTTGGCTGGG
- the FBH1 gene encoding F-box DNA helicase 1 isoform X1: MVASWPVKYLSPGNNELHCSALLTSPQETQEVRRFKRKHLTAIDCQHLARSHLAVTQPFCQRWTNRDPNHGLYPRPRTKRGTRGQGSQRYITEFLLPGQKRCTNDMAKSNSVDQDHSQDSEDEMIFAAESNCALPREGDGEARVGSSGPALPARKRCRSLEDERNQAIGTSQWGGVSKKTLRHRFSLSRSKAREARQEVEGTLSWLSAESEESSQEVEDMGPDPIPDSYYGLLGTLPHQEPQNHICSLPSEVLRHIFSFLPVEDLYWNLCLVCHLWREIISDPLFIPWKKLYHRYLMNEEQAVSKVDGILLNYGIEKESDLSVLNLIRYTATTKCSPSVDPGRALWSLRDHLLLPEAEACVRQYLPDLYVAAAGVNVWALVAAIVLLSNSVNDIQQLLFCLRRPSSTVTMPDITETLYCIAVLLYAMREKGINISNRIHYNIFYCLYIQENSSTQATTVKEETSVWPGKKTTIQLTHEQQLILNHKMEPLQVVKIMAFAGTGKTSTLVKYAEKWSGSRFLYVTFNKSIAKQAERVFPSNVTCKTFHSMAYGHIGRKYQTKKKLNLSKLTPFMVNSVLAEGKGGFIRAKLVCKTLENFFASADEELTIDHVPIWCKDNQGQRVMVEQSEKLNSVLEASRLWDNMQKLGECKEEAYQMTHDGYLKLWQLSKPLLASFDAIFVDEAQDCTPAIMNIVLSQPCGKIFVGDPHQQIYTFRGAVNALFTVPHTHVFYLTQSFRFGVEIAYVGATILDVCKRVRKKTLVGGNHQSGIRGDTKGQVALLSRTNANVFDEAVRVTDGEVPAKIHLIGGIKSFGLDRIIDIWILLQPEEERKKRNLIIKDRFIRRWVHKEGFSGFKRYVTAAEDKELEAKIAVVEKYNIRIPELVERIAKCHIEDLDFAEYILGTVHKAKGLEFDTVHVLDDFVKVPCARHNLAQLPHFRVESFSEDEWNLLYVAVTRAKKQLIMTKSLENILTLAGEYFLQAELTSNVLKTGVVRCCVGQCNNTIPVDTVLTMKKLPITYSNRKENKGGHLCHSCAEQRIGPLAFLTASPEQVHSMERTIENIVLPRHEALLFLVF, translated from the exons ATG GTGGCATCTTGGCCTGTGAAGTACTTGAGTCCTGGTAATAATGAGCTACATTGCAGTGCTCTTCTGACATCTCCACAGGAAACGCAAGAGG TGAGACGGTTTAAGCGGAAGCATCTTACAGCCATCGACTGCCAACATTTGGCTCGGAGTCACTTGGCTGTGACCCAGCCCTTCTGTCAACGATGGACAAACAGAGACCCAAACCATGGTCTCTATCCTAGACCCAGAACAAAAAGAGGGACTAGAG GTCAAGGATCTCAAAGATACATCACTGAATTCCTCCTACCTGGCCAGAAGCGATGCACCAATGACATGGCTAAAAGCAACTCTGTGGACCAGGACCACTCTCAGGACTCAGAGGATGAAATGATCTTTGCTGCAGAAAGCAATTGTGCCCTGCCTCGGGAAGGTGATGGAGAAGCAAGGGTGGGCTCATcaggccctgctctgcctgcaAGGAAACGCTGTCGGTCCCTTGAGGATGAGAGGAATCAAGCTATAGGGACCAGTCAGTGGGGTGGGGTTTCTAAGAAAACCCTACGGCATCGATTTTCCCTGTCCCGCTCAAAGGCCAGGGAAGCCAGGCAAGAAGTAGAGGGCACTTTGTCATGGCTCTCTGCAGAGTCAGAAGAATCCAGCCAAGAAGTAGAGGACATGGGTCCTGATCCCATCCCTGACTCTTACTATGGGCTTCTTGGGACCTTGCCCCACCAAGAACCGCAGAACCACATCTGTAGCTTGCCCAGTGAAGTTCTAAggcacattttttctttcctccccgtGGAAGATCTCTATTGGAATCTCTGCTTGGTGTGCCACCTCTGGAGGGAAATAATTAGTGATCCACTG TTCATTCCTTGGAAAAAGTTGTATCATCGATACCTGATGAATGAAGAGCAAGCTGTCAGCAAAGTAGATGGCATCCTGTTGAACTATGGTATTGAGAAAGAGTCAGACCTCTCTGTGCTGAACCTCATCCG CTATACAGCCACCACTAAATGCTCCCCAAGTGTGGATCCTGGAAGGGCACTGTGGAGTCTGAGGGATCATCTCCTCCTTCCTGAGGCAGAGGCATGTGTGCGTCAATACCTCCCTGACCTTTACGTTGCTGCTGCG GGTGTCAACGTGTGGGCTCTGGTAGCAGCCATTGTTCTCCTCTCCAACAGTGTAAATGACATCCAGCAGCTACTCTTCTGCCTCAGGAGGCCTAGCTCCACTGTGACAATGCCAGACATCACTGAGACCTTATACTGCATCGCTGTGCTTCTCTATGCCATGAGGGAGAAGGGAATTAACATCAGCAATCG GATCCACTACAACATTTTCTATTGCCTGTATATTCAGGAGAATTCCAGCACTCAGGCCACAacagttaaagaggaaacatcagTTTGGCCAGG CAAGAAAACAACCATCCAACTTACACATGAGCAGCAACTGATTCTGAACCATAAGATGGAACCTCTCCAGGTGGTAAAAATTATGGCATTTGCAG GCACTGGGAAGACCTCTACCCTGGTCAAGTATGCTGAGAAGTGGTCTGGGAGCAGGTTTCTTTATGTGACATTCAACAAGAGCATCGCAAAGCAGGCCGAGCGAGTCTTCCCCAGCAATGTCACCTGCAAAACCTTTCATTCCATGGCCTATGGACACATTGGGCGGAA GTaccaaacaaagaagaaattgaatCTCTCCAAGTTAACACCCTTCATGGTCAATTCTGTCCTTGCTGAAGGGAAAGGTGGATTCATAAGGGCCAAGCTAGTGTGTAAGACTTTAGAAAACTTCTTCGCCTCGGCTGATGAAGAGCTGACTATTGATCATGTGCCTATTTGGTGTAAGGACAACCAAGGACAGAGAGTCATGGTTGAACAGAGTGAAAAACTG AACAGTGTTCTTGAAGCAAGCCGCCTTTGGGATAACATGCAGAAGCTGGGGGAATGCAAAGAAGAGGCTTACCAAATGACTCATGATG GCTACTTGAAACTTTGGCAGCTGAGCAAACCTTTGCTTGCCTCTTTTGATGCCATCTTTGTGGATGAGGCCCAGGACTGTACCCCAG CAATCATGAATATAGTCCTGTCTCAGCCGTGTGGAAAGATCTTCGTAGGGGACCCACACCAGCAGATCTATACCTTCCGTGGTGCAGTCAACGCCCTGTTCACAGTCCCTCACACTCATGTCTTTTATCTCACACAG AGTTTTAGATTTGGTGTGGAAATAGCTTATGTGGGAGCTACTATCTTGGATGTCTGCAAGAGAGTACGGAAAAAGACTTTGGTTGGAGGAAACCATCAGA GTGGCATTAGAGGTGATACAAAGGGGCAGGTGGCCCTGTTGTCCCGGACCAATGCCAATGTGTTTGATGAGGCTGTACGGGTGACCGATGGAGAAGTACCTGCAAAGATACACTTGATTGGG GGGATTAAATCATTTGGATTGGACAGAATCATTGATATTTGGATCCTTCTTCAGCCGGAGGAAGAACGGAAGAAAC GAAACCTCATTATTAAAGACAGGTTTATTAGAAGATGGGTGCACAAAGAAGGCTTTAGTGGCTTCAAGAGGTATGTGACTGCAGCCGAGGATAAGGAGCTTGAAGCAAAGATTGCTGTTGTTGAAAAGTATAACATCAGGATTCCAGAACTGGTGGAAAGGATAGCAAAATGCCACATAGAAGACTTGgactttgcag AGTACATTTTGGGTACTGTGCACAAAGCCAAAGGCTTGGAGTTTGATACCGTTCATGTTTTGGATGATTTTGTGAAAGTGCCTTGTGCCAGGCACAACCTTGCCCAGCTGCCCCACTTTAGAGTTG AGTCATTTTCTGAGGATGAATGGAATTTACTGTATGTTGCAGTAACTCGTGCCAAGAAGCAGCTCATCATGACCAAATCATTGGAGAACATCTTGACTTTGGCTGGG